The following proteins come from a genomic window of Kitasatospora sp. NBC_01246:
- a CDS encoding transglutaminase family protein produces MTTRAKLTVYSALATALASLCLLPLLTTKGWITHAYLVVTVVAAAGAGLRRTPFYRWTVPLGQLLVLTVLLLVGFASSTALWGGVLPGTQSVHTLAQVLGQGLDDIREYSIPAPPNPGLRLILVASVGLIAIAVDTVAVTYRRSALAGLPLLALYSVGNGLAGDGGSWAWFGLAAAGYLVLLFAEGQDRVSRWGRIFRGTSRQGEGSGALSQGGRRIGVLALAVALLVPAFLPRWEGGLIHTGPSGGTAAGGAGGGITTLDPLVTLEAALATPSNVELLTYRMDSSLADTAYLRTGSLDEFDGTAWKLSNPGVTELKTTFAPPEGLASTNVPSESGDFQASDKLESGWLPLPYPAAGVSVPNPGDWRVDTLTGTVLPDRDKAIKGLRYQATALDIRPTAAELRSVGSVPPKISDHYTQLPKDLPASVREKAQEVTRNASTAYDRALALQDWFTSSEFTYSTKIKAGTGSTAIETFLRDRKGFCVHFASTMAAMSRTLGIPARVAVGFTPGDAKGNDRYSVNGLMYHAWPELYFQGFGWLRFEPTPTRGVQPRYTAPVAAPATAPTQQPTAAAQSTAPVAAPSSSSDCDPKLRRMGECGNDGKAAAGAHQDSWLLSWQVLTTLAAVLALLALLFTPMIWRERLRRRRLGTGGRRRPGEDGPAGPTDAQVLAAWDELIDSAWDLGIPPVDSQTPRAAARRIAEAAELDEASAAAAGRVALATERVLYARSAEVSEPLAADVRTARDGLRAGVGRVGRTKAALLPPSAATLWWRFSDAVVAARLATRGLASRAAAPSRRVLGRLRRRGGGDRTPS; encoded by the coding sequence GTGACCACCCGGGCCAAACTGACCGTCTACTCGGCGCTGGCCACCGCCCTGGCCTCGCTCTGCCTGCTCCCGCTGCTCACCACCAAGGGCTGGATCACCCACGCCTACCTGGTCGTCACCGTGGTCGCGGCGGCCGGCGCGGGCCTGCGCCGGACCCCGTTCTACCGCTGGACGGTGCCGCTCGGGCAGCTGCTCGTGCTGACCGTCCTGCTGCTGGTCGGCTTCGCCAGCTCGACCGCGCTCTGGGGCGGCGTGCTGCCCGGCACCCAGTCGGTGCACACCCTGGCGCAGGTCCTCGGCCAGGGGCTGGACGACATCCGGGAGTACAGCATCCCCGCGCCGCCCAACCCGGGCCTGCGGCTGATCCTGGTCGCCTCCGTCGGTCTGATCGCCATCGCGGTGGACACCGTCGCGGTCACCTACCGCCGCTCCGCGCTGGCCGGGCTGCCGCTGCTGGCGCTCTACTCGGTGGGCAACGGGCTGGCCGGCGACGGCGGCAGCTGGGCCTGGTTCGGCCTCGCCGCCGCCGGCTACCTGGTGCTGCTCTTCGCGGAGGGCCAGGACCGGGTCTCCCGCTGGGGCCGGATCTTCCGCGGCACCTCGCGCCAGGGCGAGGGCTCCGGCGCGCTCAGCCAGGGCGGCCGGCGGATCGGCGTCCTGGCCCTCGCGGTGGCCCTGCTGGTCCCGGCCTTCCTGCCGCGCTGGGAGGGCGGGCTGATCCACACCGGTCCGTCCGGCGGCACGGCCGCCGGCGGCGCCGGCGGCGGCATCACCACCCTCGACCCGCTGGTGACCCTGGAGGCGGCCCTGGCCACCCCCAGCAACGTCGAGCTGCTCACCTACCGGATGGACAGCAGCCTCGCCGACACCGCCTACCTGCGCACCGGCTCGCTGGACGAGTTCGACGGCACCGCGTGGAAGCTCAGCAACCCCGGGGTGACCGAGCTCAAGACCACCTTCGCCCCGCCGGAAGGCCTGGCGAGCACCAACGTCCCGTCGGAGTCGGGCGACTTCCAGGCCTCCGACAAGCTGGAGTCGGGCTGGCTGCCGCTGCCGTACCCGGCCGCCGGCGTCAGCGTCCCCAACCCCGGCGACTGGCGGGTGGACACCCTCACCGGCACCGTGCTCCCGGACCGGGACAAGGCCATCAAGGGCCTGCGCTACCAGGCCACCGCACTCGACATCCGGCCCACCGCGGCCGAGCTGCGCAGCGTGGGATCGGTACCGCCGAAGATCTCCGACCACTACACCCAGCTGCCCAAGGACCTGCCGGCCTCGGTCCGGGAGAAGGCGCAGGAGGTCACCCGGAACGCGTCCACCGCGTACGACCGCGCGCTCGCGCTGCAGGACTGGTTCACCAGCTCCGAGTTCACCTACAGCACCAAGATCAAGGCCGGTACCGGCAGCACCGCGATCGAGACCTTCCTGCGCGACCGCAAGGGCTTCTGCGTGCACTTCGCCTCCACGATGGCGGCGATGTCCCGCACCCTGGGCATCCCCGCCCGGGTCGCGGTCGGCTTCACCCCGGGCGACGCCAAGGGCAACGACCGGTACTCGGTGAACGGGCTGATGTACCACGCCTGGCCCGAGCTCTACTTCCAGGGCTTCGGCTGGCTGCGCTTCGAGCCCACGCCGACCCGCGGCGTGCAGCCCCGCTACACCGCGCCGGTCGCCGCACCCGCCACCGCGCCGACCCAGCAGCCGACCGCCGCCGCGCAGAGCACCGCGCCGGTCGCGGCGCCCTCCAGCAGCAGCGACTGCGACCCCAAGCTGCGCCGGATGGGCGAGTGCGGGAACGACGGCAAGGCCGCGGCCGGCGCCCACCAGGACTCCTGGCTGCTGTCCTGGCAGGTGCTGACCACCCTGGCCGCCGTACTGGCGCTGCTCGCCCTGCTGTTCACCCCGATGATCTGGCGGGAGCGGCTGCGCCGCCGCCGGCTCGGCACGGGCGGACGGCGCCGGCCCGGCGAGGACGGCCCGGCCGGGCCGACCGACGCCCAGGTGCTCGCCGCCTGGGACGAGCTGATCGACTCCGCCTGGGACCTCGGCATCCCGCCGGTCGATTCGCAGACCCCGCGCGCCGCCGCTCGCCGGATCGCCGAGGCCGCCGAGCTGGACGAGGCCTCGGCGGCCGCCGCCGGGCGGGTGGCGCTGGCCACCGAACGGGTGCTCTACGCCCGCTCCGCCGAGGTGTCCGAGCCCCTGGCGGCGGACGTCCGGACCGCCCGGGACGGCCTGCGGGCCGGCGTTGGCAGGGTCGGCCGGACGAAGGCGGCGCTGCTGCCGCCGTCCGCCGCCACGCTCTGGTGGCGGTTCTCGGACGCGGTCGTGGCCGCCCGGCTCGCGACGCGCGGCCTGGCCTCCCGGGCGGCCGCGCCGTCGCGGCGGGTGCTGGGCCGGCTGCGCCGCCGCGGCGGAGGCGACCGGACGCCGTCCTGA
- a CDS encoding DUF3040 domain-containing protein has protein sequence MPLSEHEQRLLDQMERALYAEDPKFATALEGTGLRTYTRRRVYLAVGGFVVGIGLLMGGMVVPDQIWVSVVGFLVMLGCAVFAVTGWRRGPAGQASGPRPAAAPRRKAGVMDRVEQRWQRRRDEQTGGF, from the coding sequence GTGCCGCTCTCGGAGCACGAGCAGCGACTGCTCGACCAGATGGAGCGAGCGCTGTATGCCGAAGATCCCAAATTCGCGACGGCGCTTGAGGGAACCGGGCTGCGCACCTACACCCGTCGGCGGGTCTACCTGGCTGTCGGCGGCTTCGTGGTGGGCATCGGGCTGCTGATGGGCGGCATGGTCGTGCCGGACCAGATCTGGGTCAGCGTGGTCGGGTTCCTGGTGATGCTGGGGTGCGCCGTCTTCGCCGTCACCGGCTGGCGGCGCGGGCCCGCGGGGCAGGCCTCCGGCCCGCGGCCGGCCGCGGCACCGCGCCGCAAGGCGGGGGTGATGGACCGGGTGGAGCAGCGCTGGCAGCGCCGCCGGGACGAACAGACCGGCGGCTTCTGA